Within the Dehalococcoidia bacterium genome, the region ACATGGCGAGCTTGCTCATATTTTCACTGCCGCCGCCCTTCGGAGCCATAGTGATCTTGAGTTTGTCTCCCGGCACAATCCGGGTATTGATGATCGGCGGAGTGTTATCCTTGGTGTTGACGCGGTTGGAGAAGGGCTGTCTGACCGCCGATTTGCGCAGATAGCCTTTTTCATAGCCCTGGCGGACGCCTTCTTCTATGGCCGCATAGAAATCGCCGCCGGTGATATGGACCTCTTGGCCTAGATCGACGAAGATGACGGCCAATCCGCAATCCTGGCAGAGGGGAATGTGTTCCGTGGCCGCGATCTGAGCATTTTCGATGATCTTATCCAGCACCTCCTTTCCCACGGGGGATTTCTCAGTGCCTTTGGCCTTTTTGACGGCTTCCAGCACATCCTCTCCCAGGAAAAAGTTGGCTTCCTGGCACAGACGGGCTACGGTTTGGGTGATATCGGCTGTTTTGATCTCTCTCATTTAATGCTCCTGATACTCTCTCGTCTATTTTAAGTGAGTTCGTCTGAGACTTCTTGCATGGCTCGAACTCATTCAGTTGCTATTGGTTT harbors:
- a CDS encoding fumarate hydratase — translated: MREIKTADITQTVARLCQEANFFLGEDVLEAVKKAKGTEKSPVGKEVLDKIIENAQIAATEHIPLCQDCGLAVIFVDLGQEVHITGGDFYAAIEEGVRQGYEKGYLRKSAVRQPFSNRVNTKDNTPPIINTRIVPGDKLKITMAPKGGGSENMSKLAMLKPAQGRQGLIDFVVKTVVEAGSNPCPPVIVGVGVGGTIEKTTLLAKQSLLREVGKPNPDQEVAELEAELLKRINASGVGPQGFGGTTTALAVHIEVFPAHLASMPVAVNIQCHSARHKEAVL